In one Candidatus Delongbacteria bacterium genomic region, the following are encoded:
- a CDS encoding SlyX family protein yields MSENPTREELEALETKLAWLERLLQKLNEATVDQEQRIEKLERTLKDALAGDKD; encoded by the coding sequence ATGAGCGAGAACCCGACACGCGAAGAGCTTGAAGCCCTGGAGACCAAACTGGCCTGGCTCGAGCGCCTGTTGCAGAAACTGAATGAAGCCACCGTGGATCAGGAGCAGCGCATCGAGAAACTCGAACGCACCCTGAAGGACGCGCTGGCGGGAGACAAAGACTGA
- a CDS encoding S8 family serine peptidase, translating to MFRPATRLGLLFTAACLAPVLHAGTISEDLRSDLSSLKPGETVSALISMSEQYPVESVDWDLHYQQVSRQVRHEKVVSELRDLAEVTQADLQGWLKSQENTPDLASWQSFWITNAVQVVGTRELIEQIARRSDVGQVNKDYRIENEEPIILPTKPGEVPPSRYAAPGLSAIGAPDVWALGYTGAGTLVCNIDTGVDGNHSALSSRWRGNSAPAAECFYDPVNSTSFPYDSGQHGTHTMGTITGMSTTTGDTTGVAFGAQWICAATIDHPGGGGIGGTITLALQSFQWAVDPDNNPGTLADVPDVISNSWGIPQGTLPQCDQTYWNAIDACEAAGTAVVFAAGNEGTSGLRSPSARATSIYSTFAIGALDVSDPNNPFVASFSSRGPSLCSADPVLQIKPEVSAPGVNVYSSIPGGGYSSSWSGTSMATPHVAGVISLMRSANPNLDVITIKQIIMDTGTDFSGSGDNNDSGHGMIDALACVLSSINGYGSVSGVVTGNGSPIPATVSVQGSPQMVTCDVNGNYSMGLPGDTNYVLEYSYFGYVTGTANISIVGDADVIQNIDLAAASSVTLSGTVFDPGSLPFEGAVLTVLNTPLAPAVSDVNGFYSINLPDGATYDVHATGAGLGEQTQTVAVSGNTTLDFNLPSDPRFSPSDPDNYGYRIYDSNDGAGAPVHVWSSISGTGTPVALSDDSFAAVAVPFAFNFYGATFNDIAVCSNGYVTAGSVNGSSSLGNGAIPGSGTPNNAVYGIWDDLNPGAGGAVYSEYRAGTGEFVVEYSNVPYFGDANTVDFQIILRDPAVWPTISGDAQWLVHYNSGTRGSSTTGIENLAGDDAVEYVVDLNYDVHSSEIAAGLSLLITTMTGDTGTLEGTITEAGSGDPIVGATVTAGASSVMTDGSGFYSMVLGVGTYDVDASAFGYVANSVTNVNVTVDATTTVDIALTAMPTAILSGTVFDQNSVPFDGATVTVLGSPYAPVVTSGGGLYSIEVLDNTSWSVQAVGGGEGSQTLPVTMSGNTVLNFTLPGDPMFSPSDPDNYGYRIFDSNDGTGAPVYSWNSISGIGTQLTLTDDSYSEQTTPFSYNFYGNTFSSISVCSNGYIVPGVGYTTYSNVEIPSVGTPNGAVYGTWDDMNPSAGGTVWVMYSAAHGGYVIEFDGVFFYGTTTPMYMQFVILDPSLFPTPTGDAAFLIHYNTEDRLSSTIGIEDGTGTDGVQYGFNGVYDITSSPIAGGSISLLITTNPFGMESGEDTFAPNIAHTGLGNTSNTAGPYTVNANITDASGIASATLEYRVNGGAWNQVAMSPARVAYTGDIPGPRSYGDVIDYHITAVDASDNGNSATTPDYTFNVVDYGPVFCDDFETNDLAGWTVETYDPLGSSWTTEDYGDPQFFTAYISFSSPDQVDHSALISPPVDCSGMTVVDLSFWHFLRMGYTGAYTDAYVRASTDGGVTFDHLIAEWHANLEPVEITIEGNELFDISSFAAGQSDVRIMFEFEDVYDWYWYVDDMCISGGGGGGALDAPVVAASYTLVGNQVTLSWDPVAGADSYDIYSATAGYGPWSFMSNTAGTTYNTNAVSGGHYYEVVAKTAAVASSSVPVDPYRNRVYLDLPGKTPAPLSSTVKRTLSNGVVSDTYLK from the coding sequence ATGTTTCGTCCAGCAACCCGTTTGGGCCTGTTGTTCACCGCTGCCTGTCTGGCTCCGGTGCTGCACGCAGGCACCATCTCGGAAGATCTGCGCTCCGATCTCTCCAGCCTGAAGCCAGGCGAGACGGTCAGTGCCCTGATCAGCATGTCCGAGCAGTATCCGGTGGAGTCCGTGGATTGGGACCTGCACTACCAGCAGGTCTCCCGCCAGGTCCGCCACGAGAAGGTCGTGAGCGAGCTGCGTGATCTGGCCGAGGTGACTCAGGCCGATCTGCAGGGCTGGCTCAAATCACAGGAGAACACCCCCGACCTGGCGTCATGGCAATCCTTCTGGATCACCAACGCTGTCCAGGTGGTGGGTACCCGCGAGCTGATCGAGCAGATCGCCCGTCGCAGCGATGTCGGCCAGGTCAACAAGGACTACCGCATCGAGAACGAAGAGCCGATCATTCTGCCGACCAAGCCGGGTGAGGTTCCGCCCAGCCGTTACGCCGCTCCCGGACTGTCCGCCATCGGTGCTCCCGATGTGTGGGCTCTGGGTTACACGGGTGCCGGTACTCTGGTCTGCAACATCGACACGGGTGTGGACGGCAACCACAGCGCTCTCTCCTCCCGCTGGCGCGGCAACAGCGCCCCCGCTGCCGAGTGCTTCTACGATCCCGTCAACAGCACCAGTTTTCCCTATGACTCCGGCCAGCACGGCACGCATACCATGGGAACCATCACCGGCATGTCCACGACCACCGGTGACACCACGGGTGTGGCCTTCGGTGCCCAGTGGATCTGCGCGGCCACCATCGACCATCCCGGCGGTGGCGGCATTGGCGGTACCATCACCCTGGCGCTGCAGTCCTTCCAGTGGGCCGTTGATCCCGACAACAACCCCGGCACCCTGGCCGATGTGCCCGACGTGATCAGCAACTCCTGGGGCATTCCCCAGGGCACGCTGCCCCAGTGCGACCAGACCTACTGGAACGCCATTGACGCCTGCGAAGCCGCCGGTACCGCCGTCGTGTTCGCCGCTGGCAACGAAGGCACCTCCGGTCTGCGCAGCCCCTCGGCTCGCGCCACCAGCATCTACTCCACCTTCGCCATCGGCGCGTTGGATGTGTCCGACCCCAACAACCCCTTCGTGGCTTCCTTCTCCAGCCGTGGACCCTCGCTGTGCAGCGCGGATCCCGTTCTGCAGATCAAGCCTGAAGTGTCCGCCCCCGGCGTGAACGTGTACAGCTCGATTCCCGGCGGTGGTTACAGCTCGTCCTGGAGCGGCACCTCGATGGCCACTCCCCATGTGGCCGGCGTGATTTCCCTGATGCGCTCCGCCAACCCCAACCTGGACGTGATCACGATCAAGCAGATCATCATGGACACGGGCACGGATTTCAGCGGCAGCGGTGACAACAACGATTCCGGTCACGGCATGATCGACGCCCTGGCCTGCGTGCTGTCCAGCATCAACGGCTATGGCAGCGTGTCCGGTGTGGTCACCGGCAACGGGTCGCCGATTCCCGCCACGGTCAGTGTGCAGGGCAGCCCCCAGATGGTCACCTGCGACGTCAACGGCAACTATTCCATGGGCCTGCCCGGCGACACCAACTACGTGCTGGAGTACAGCTACTTCGGTTATGTGACGGGTACCGCCAACATTTCGATCGTGGGCGATGCCGACGTGATCCAGAACATCGACCTGGCCGCCGCCAGCTCGGTGACCCTGTCCGGAACGGTATTCGATCCCGGAAGCCTGCCCTTCGAAGGTGCCGTGCTGACGGTACTGAACACACCTCTGGCACCGGCCGTGTCCGATGTCAACGGGTTCTATTCCATCAACTTGCCCGACGGCGCGACCTACGATGTGCACGCCACCGGCGCAGGCCTTGGCGAGCAGACCCAGACCGTGGCCGTGAGTGGCAACACCACGCTGGACTTCAACCTGCCCAGCGATCCCCGCTTCTCGCCCTCCGATCCCGACAACTACGGCTACCGCATCTACGACTCCAACGATGGAGCCGGCGCGCCCGTGCACGTCTGGAGCAGCATTTCCGGTACCGGTACGCCGGTTGCCCTCAGCGATGACAGCTTCGCTGCCGTGGCCGTGCCCTTCGCCTTCAATTTCTATGGCGCGACCTTCAACGACATCGCCGTGTGCTCCAATGGGTACGTGACCGCCGGTTCGGTCAACGGATCCAGCTCCCTGGGCAACGGCGCCATTCCCGGATCCGGTACTCCCAACAATGCCGTCTATGGCATCTGGGACGACCTCAATCCCGGCGCCGGTGGTGCGGTCTACAGTGAATACCGCGCTGGCACCGGCGAATTCGTGGTCGAGTACAGCAATGTGCCCTACTTCGGTGATGCCAACACGGTCGATTTCCAGATCATCCTGCGTGACCCGGCCGTGTGGCCCACGATCAGCGGCGATGCCCAGTGGCTGGTCCACTACAACAGCGGCACCCGCGGATCCAGCACCACCGGTATCGAGAACCTGGCTGGCGACGACGCCGTGGAGTACGTGGTTGATCTGAACTACGATGTGCATTCCAGCGAGATCGCCGCCGGACTGAGCCTGCTGATCACCACCATGACCGGTGACACCGGTACTCTGGAAGGCACGATCACCGAGGCCGGCAGTGGCGATCCCATCGTGGGTGCCACGGTCACCGCCGGTGCCAGTTCCGTGATGACGGATGGCAGCGGTTTCTACAGCATGGTTCTGGGTGTGGGTACCTACGATGTGGATGCCAGTGCCTTCGGCTATGTGGCCAACTCCGTGACCAACGTCAATGTGACCGTGGATGCCACCACGACCGTTGACATCGCACTGACGGCCATGCCCACCGCGATCTTGAGTGGTACGGTCTTCGACCAGAATTCCGTGCCCTTCGACGGCGCCACGGTGACCGTGCTGGGCAGCCCTTACGCTCCCGTGGTCACCTCCGGTGGTGGTCTGTACAGCATCGAAGTGCTGGACAACACCTCCTGGTCCGTGCAGGCCGTCGGTGGTGGCGAAGGCAGCCAGACCCTGCCCGTCACGATGAGTGGCAACACGGTGTTGAACTTCACCCTGCCCGGTGATCCCATGTTCTCGCCCTCGGACCCCGACAACTACGGCTATCGGATCTTCGACAGCAACGACGGTACCGGCGCCCCGGTCTACTCCTGGAACAGCATTTCCGGCATTGGAACCCAGCTCACCTTGACGGATGACAGCTATTCCGAGCAGACGACCCCGTTCTCGTACAACTTCTACGGCAACACCTTCAGCTCGATTTCGGTGTGCTCGAATGGTTACATCGTGCCGGGCGTGGGTTACACCACGTACAGCAACGTCGAGATTCCCAGTGTGGGTACTCCCAACGGCGCGGTCTATGGAACCTGGGATGACATGAATCCCAGCGCGGGCGGAACGGTCTGGGTGATGTACAGTGCCGCCCATGGCGGGTACGTGATCGAGTTTGACGGCGTGTTCTTCTACGGAACCACCACCCCGATGTATATGCAGTTCGTGATTCTGGACCCCAGTCTGTTCCCGACGCCCACGGGTGACGCGGCCTTCCTGATTCATTACAACACGGAAGATCGTCTGAGCTCCACCATCGGTATCGAAGACGGCACGGGTACCGACGGCGTGCAGTACGGATTCAATGGTGTCTACGACATCACCTCCTCGCCGATCGCCGGTGGCTCCATCAGCCTGCTGATCACCACCAACCCCTTCGGCATGGAATCCGGCGAAGACACCTTTGCCCCCAACATCGCGCATACGGGTCTGGGCAATACGTCCAATACCGCAGGACCCTACACCGTGAATGCCAACATCACTGATGCGTCCGGGATCGCCAGCGCGACCCTCGAGTATCGCGTGAACGGTGGTGCCTGGAATCAGGTGGCCATGAGCCCGGCCCGTGTCGCCTACACCGGTGACATCCCCGGTCCCCGCTCCTATGGTGATGTGATCGACTATCACATCACGGCCGTGGATGCCAGCGACAACGGCAACAGCGCGACGACCCCGGATTACACCTTCAATGTGGTGGACTACGGACCCGTCTTCTGCGACGATTTCGAGACCAATGACCTGGCTGGCTGGACCGTGGAGACCTACGATCCCCTGGGCAGCTCCTGGACCACCGAGGACTACGGTGATCCCCAGTTCTTCACGGCTTACATTTCCTTCAGCTCCCCGGACCAGGTGGACCATTCCGCCCTGATCTCGCCCCCCGTCGATTGCAGTGGAATGACCGTCGTGGACCTGAGCTTCTGGCACTTCCTCCGCATGGGGTATACCGGTGCCTACACCGATGCCTATGTGCGTGCGTCGACCGACGGTGGTGTGACCTTCGACCATCTGATCGCCGAGTGGCATGCCAACCTCGAGCCGGTGGAGATCACCATCGAGGGCAACGAGCTCTTCGACATCAGTTCCTTCGCTGCCGGTCAGAGTGACGTGCGCATCATGTTCGAGTTCGAGGATGTGTACGACTGGTACTGGTATGTCGATGACATGTGCATTTCCGGTGGTGGTGGCGGTGGTGCGCTGGATGCCCCCGTGGTCGCTGCCAGCTACACCTTGGTCGGCAATCAGGTGACCCTGAGCTGGGATCCTGTGGCCGGTGCGGACAGCTATGACATCTACAGTGCGACGGCCGGCTACGGTCCCTGGAGCTTCATGTCCAACACGGCTGGAACCACCTACAACACCAACGCGGTGTCCGGTGGACATTACTACGAGGTCGTGGCCAAGACCGCTGCCGTGGCCTCGAGCAGTGTGCCTGTGGATCCGTATCGCAACCGGGTCTACCTTGACCTGCCCGGCAAGACCCCCGCTCCGCTGAGCAGCACGGTCAAGCGCACCCTCTCCAACGGAGTGGTGAGCGACACCTACCTGAAGTAG
- a CDS encoding S8 family serine peptidase codes for MQAALNSLPADSTLSVLVEVGEPFPLQQLEEDILHQGAGRQQRHERVVSELQEWSKSRQKPLVEWLEARRASGETLDWTPFWITNGLHLRAGRELLEDLARQPGVRHMELDRAIVNANPTRSDGGGTPWNRTLSQSLLVIHAPEVWRLGYSGEGRLVCNIDTGVDLNHSALNASWRGHHAPVAECFFDPVLGQEFPYDTRQHGTHTMGTMVGLSSLTGDTTGVAFGAQWIAAAVLDHPQGEGLAGTVALVLLSLQWACDPDGDPMTLDDVPDVINNSWGIPDAGLDVCDPFYWNALDACEAAGTVVIFSAGNSGIGGLQNPAARANTPYTSFSVGALDATDPENLQVADFSSRGPSPCTQDPVNAIKPEVAAPGVAIRSCIPGGGYSDEWNGTSMAAPHVSGIVALMRQVNPELDVITIKQILMETALDLAPAGEDNLSGHGLVNALACVQAAREGHGIVSGLVTGNGLPRTAWVELRDSDHRVVCDATGHYSISLPGSAHHDLRAGCFGFLPQDFAVEFLEDEHLVHDLDLLPAPHATFAGLVLTEEGEPIEGALVELVDTPLPPVLSDVDGGVELQLPIGYWFTARIQAQCLLERELSFFFSGDTLVQVTVERNPACEPTGPDAMGYRIFDSLDGPGSPVFEWESISGNGVRLFPDESRKHRVTLPFSYRFHGVLQQDLMIFHSGYVTPGAHGNDVSYNTCVPSGTEPNGSVYAMWDNLRLEDGGSLFYRHRPDRHDFVVQYDQIPTQSGTQTASFQLILRDPAFWPSEGGEAQWLVHYNSPVPSTCTIGIENPTGLQALQYACNGELDPHANPPGPGTSLLFLWGDGTPTVVEGRILRADDQLAIAGAEINAGAATIRSGSDGAYRLNVLSGELNLRVSARGYAPLDTLVVVPGETPLDLSLQPVSPATLQGSVRGPGGDALAGATIRIQGSLDSMLITDLSGRYILDAWAGETLSIEASAPGIGSLSHTLTLEHDDRFDFQLTQNPAWLPSGPDAWGYRIFDGNDLGGPTRRWSSIAGQGTRLTLEADGCARLAVPFACSFYGIPFDSLTVSEHGYLTPGRGMSSAINGPIPGSQRPNGSIFAHWRRLRFDQAGALWAEYSPAHGGLVIEFDQVAVTSQTVSFQIILLDPELSGNLGSDSDFLVQYKDPGSLSFTVGIEDPDGATGVQYQHAYVLAESASPIQAGSCLLFTTDSRGLLECDDAQPPRITIEPQGDLLPGDSPPPLSVAVDGACGQLHVELETRLNQLPWSRVTMEHKGLTAYEAPLPQNLEAGDRVDYRVLARGLEEGSTPAVSPEYHFFSLPWQILYQESFDGQDLGDCELLHGDTEPNTWAAVWQGPVQGWAARVSGLNEGAGGALRTPRVDAGQSRHPALKFWQTLVVDGSVSTATRATVSLSTDGGETYDHELLVWDKPEGVQTDPLQRIGSQWIELPAIAAECDDVRIEFRFQNDAWSSWTVDEIHLCDLIPLSPRLEVRHESAGQVLLLSWQAVNQAVAYTVEFGQTPTGPWSRICDTHDLSLPVSVQGSSGFYRVRALLDRDTPTVLEDLRPLR; via the coding sequence TTGCAGGCAGCGCTGAACTCTCTGCCCGCAGACAGCACTCTGAGTGTGCTGGTGGAGGTGGGGGAGCCCTTTCCACTTCAGCAGCTGGAAGAGGATATCCTTCACCAGGGGGCCGGACGCCAGCAGCGTCACGAGCGTGTGGTGAGTGAACTGCAGGAGTGGTCGAAATCCCGGCAGAAGCCGCTTGTCGAGTGGCTCGAAGCGCGTCGTGCGTCTGGTGAGACGCTTGACTGGACGCCCTTCTGGATCACCAATGGTCTCCATCTCCGCGCAGGGCGCGAGCTGCTGGAGGACCTGGCCCGACAACCGGGTGTGCGTCACATGGAGCTGGACCGGGCCATCGTCAATGCCAATCCGACAAGGAGTGACGGCGGAGGTACGCCATGGAACCGGACACTCTCGCAGAGTCTTCTGGTGATTCATGCCCCCGAAGTCTGGCGACTGGGCTATTCGGGCGAGGGTCGGCTTGTCTGCAACATCGACACGGGTGTGGACCTGAATCACAGTGCGCTGAATGCGAGCTGGCGCGGGCACCATGCCCCCGTCGCCGAATGTTTCTTCGATCCGGTGCTGGGGCAGGAGTTTCCCTACGACACGCGCCAGCATGGCACACATACCATGGGCACGATGGTGGGACTCTCCAGCCTGACCGGAGACACCACCGGGGTAGCGTTCGGGGCCCAGTGGATCGCGGCAGCCGTTCTGGACCATCCCCAGGGCGAGGGTCTTGCGGGTACCGTTGCATTGGTTCTGCTGTCATTGCAGTGGGCTTGCGACCCCGATGGCGATCCGATGACACTGGACGATGTGCCGGATGTGATCAACAACTCCTGGGGCATTCCCGATGCGGGTCTGGATGTGTGTGATCCATTCTACTGGAATGCGCTGGATGCCTGTGAGGCTGCGGGCACGGTCGTGATCTTCTCGGCCGGGAACAGTGGAATCGGGGGACTGCAGAATCCGGCGGCGCGAGCCAACACCCCCTATACCTCCTTCAGCGTGGGTGCGCTGGATGCCACAGACCCGGAGAATCTCCAGGTGGCCGATTTTTCCAGCCGGGGCCCCAGCCCCTGCACCCAGGACCCCGTCAATGCCATCAAACCGGAAGTCGCCGCACCCGGCGTGGCCATCCGCTCCTGCATACCCGGGGGTGGCTACAGTGACGAATGGAATGGCACATCGATGGCGGCACCCCATGTCTCGGGCATCGTGGCGCTGATGCGCCAGGTCAATCCCGAGCTGGATGTGATCACCATCAAGCAGATCCTGATGGAGACGGCGCTGGATCTTGCCCCGGCCGGCGAGGACAATCTGTCGGGACATGGTCTGGTCAATGCGCTGGCCTGCGTGCAGGCGGCACGGGAAGGCCATGGCATCGTGAGCGGTCTGGTTACGGGCAACGGCCTGCCCCGAACCGCTTGGGTGGAGCTGCGGGACAGCGATCATCGAGTTGTCTGTGATGCAACGGGCCACTACAGCATCTCGCTTCCCGGGTCCGCGCACCATGATCTGCGCGCGGGATGTTTCGGGTTTCTGCCCCAGGACTTCGCCGTTGAATTTCTGGAAGACGAGCATCTGGTGCACGATCTGGATCTGCTGCCGGCACCACACGCCACCTTCGCCGGGCTGGTGCTGACTGAAGAGGGCGAGCCCATCGAGGGCGCTCTGGTCGAGCTGGTGGACACACCCTTGCCTCCGGTGCTGAGTGATGTGGATGGCGGGGTGGAACTGCAGCTGCCCATCGGGTACTGGTTCACCGCGCGGATCCAGGCTCAATGCTTGTTGGAGCGGGAGCTTTCCTTCTTCTTCTCCGGTGACACGCTGGTGCAGGTCACGGTGGAAAGAAATCCAGCCTGCGAACCCACCGGACCGGATGCCATGGGTTACCGGATATTCGATTCACTGGACGGACCCGGCTCTCCTGTTTTCGAATGGGAGAGCATCAGTGGGAACGGAGTCCGCCTCTTTCCCGATGAGTCCCGCAAGCACAGGGTGACCCTGCCCTTCAGCTACCGATTCCATGGTGTCCTGCAGCAGGACCTGATGATCTTCCATTCCGGCTATGTCACGCCCGGTGCACATGGCAATGATGTCAGCTACAACACATGCGTTCCATCGGGGACCGAGCCCAATGGCAGCGTGTACGCCATGTGGGACAATCTGAGGCTGGAGGATGGCGGAAGCCTGTTCTATCGCCATCGCCCCGATCGGCATGATTTCGTGGTGCAGTACGATCAGATCCCCACCCAGTCGGGGACGCAGACCGCCAGTTTTCAATTGATCCTGCGCGATCCCGCATTCTGGCCCAGCGAGGGCGGGGAAGCCCAGTGGCTGGTGCACTACAACAGTCCGGTTCCTTCGACCTGCACCATCGGCATCGAGAATCCAACAGGTCTGCAGGCCCTGCAGTATGCCTGCAACGGCGAGCTTGATCCGCATGCCAATCCGCCGGGACCGGGCACAAGTCTGCTGTTCCTTTGGGGAGACGGCACTCCCACGGTGGTGGAAGGACGGATTCTGCGCGCCGATGATCAGCTGGCGATCGCCGGAGCCGAAATCAACGCGGGCGCAGCCACCATCCGGAGTGGCAGCGATGGCGCGTATCGGCTGAACGTGCTCAGTGGAGAACTGAACCTGCGAGTCTCGGCGCGCGGGTATGCCCCGCTGGACACTCTGGTGGTCGTGCCCGGGGAAACCCCATTGGATCTGTCCCTGCAACCAGTTTCTCCCGCCACTCTGCAGGGGAGCGTCCGGGGGCCCGGGGGAGACGCTCTGGCCGGGGCCACCATCCGGATTCAGGGCTCGCTGGACAGCATGCTGATCACCGACCTGAGCGGGCGCTACATTCTGGATGCCTGGGCAGGTGAGACACTGAGCATCGAAGCCAGTGCCCCGGGCATCGGTTCACTGTCGCACACACTGACACTGGAACACGACGACCGATTCGATTTCCAGCTGACCCAGAACCCGGCCTGGTTGCCCAGCGGTCCCGATGCCTGGGGCTATCGGATCTTCGATGGCAATGATCTGGGCGGTCCCACGAGGCGCTGGTCGAGCATTGCCGGCCAGGGGACGCGCCTGACGCTGGAAGCGGACGGCTGCGCTCGACTGGCGGTACCCTTTGCCTGCAGCTTCTACGGGATCCCCTTCGACAGCCTCACCGTCAGCGAGCACGGCTATCTCACGCCCGGTCGCGGAATGTCCAGTGCCATCAATGGACCGATCCCGGGCTCACAACGTCCCAATGGCAGCATTTTCGCCCATTGGCGACGGCTTCGATTTGACCAGGCGGGAGCTCTCTGGGCCGAGTACAGCCCGGCGCACGGGGGGCTTGTGATCGAATTCGACCAAGTGGCCGTGACCTCCCAGACCGTCTCGTTCCAGATCATTCTGCTGGATCCGGAGTTGTCGGGGAATCTCGGCAGCGATAGTGATTTCCTTGTCCAGTACAAGGACCCGGGCAGTTTGAGCTTTACGGTCGGGATTGAAGATCCGGATGGGGCCACCGGTGTGCAGTATCAGCATGCGTACGTGCTCGCGGAAAGCGCAAGCCCCATCCAGGCGGGCAGCTGCCTGCTCTTCACGACAGACTCCCGGGGCCTTCTGGAGTGCGATGACGCCCAGCCTCCGCGAATCACGATCGAACCCCAGGGAGACCTGCTGCCGGGAGACAGCCCGCCGCCACTGTCGGTTGCCGTGGATGGCGCCTGTGGGCAATTGCATGTGGAGCTTGAAACACGACTGAATCAGCTTCCTTGGTCGCGAGTCACCATGGAGCACAAGGGACTGACAGCATATGAGGCACCCTTGCCCCAGAATCTTGAAGCGGGTGATCGTGTGGATTACCGTGTACTGGCGCGGGGACTTGAAGAAGGATCCACACCGGCAGTCAGTCCTGAGTATCACTTCTTCAGTCTTCCCTGGCAGATACTGTACCAGGAGTCCTTTGACGGGCAGGATCTGGGAGATTGTGAGCTGCTGCACGGTGACACGGAGCCCAACACCTGGGCTGCGGTCTGGCAGGGGCCCGTGCAGGGTTGGGCCGCCCGGGTCAGCGGGCTCAACGAAGGAGCCGGTGGGGCATTGCGTACTCCCCGGGTGGATGCGGGGCAGTCGCGGCATCCTGCCTTGAAATTCTGGCAGACACTGGTGGTGGACGGTAGTGTGTCCACGGCGACCCGGGCGACGGTCAGTCTGTCCACGGATGGGGGCGAGACTTATGATCACGAGCTGTTGGTGTGGGACAAACCGGAGGGTGTCCAGACCGACCCGCTGCAGCGGATCGGCAGTCAATGGATCGAGCTGCCAGCCATCGCTGCCGAATGCGATGACGTGCGAATCGAGTTCCGCTTCCAGAACGATGCCTGGTCCAGCTGGACGGTGGATGAGATCCATCTGTGTGACCTGATTCCGCTCAGTCCCCGGCTGGAGGTTCGCCACGAATCCGCCGGGCAGGTGTTGCTGCTTTCATGGCAGGCGGTGAATCAGGCCGTGGCGTACACCGTGGAGTTCGGCCAGACACCCACGGGGCCCTGGAGCCGGATCTGCGACACACACGATCTCTCGCTGCCCGTGTCCGTGCAGGGCAGCAGCGGGTTCTACCGGGTGCGGGCGCTGCTGGATCGTGACACTCCAACCGTCCTCGAGGATCTGCGGCCACTGCGCTGA
- a CDS encoding ATP-dependent DNA helicase RecQ, giving the protein MNTSPDGASPAKTLEILQRVFGHSSFRNSQAQIIERSLAGQHSLVLMPTGMGKSLCYQLPAVATGGLCLVISPLIALMKDQVDGLRAIGVDAGFINSSLGRAERERRQQQLRSGQYCILYVTPERFRKQEFLEVLSERRVRLLAIDEAHCVSEWGHDFRPDYTRIGEFRRLMGSPPTILLTATATPRVQEDILAQCDLNPAEVRVFHEGVERPNLRLEVTLCHGDGEKLQRIRERLDTARGSAIVYFSLIRTLERFSAELAEAGVEHLCYHGRMDAGPRKRVQEAFMEGRVPVVLATNAFGMGIDKEDIGLIVHAELPGSLESYAQETGRAGRDGLPATCVLLYDEQDLLIQMDFIDWANPSGDYLDRLLHLLSESPEEVNSNGLEWLRAQLSHRNRSDFRLETALNLLDRHGVTEGDLAARTLCCTEDLGGDFADSLFDEAARKRKKLRDQQRLHQLVTWIRLESCRRQFLHAYFGFEDPPCGNCDACDSREPQ; this is encoded by the coding sequence CTGAACACGAGCCCGGACGGGGCATCCCCCGCAAAGACCCTTGAGATCCTGCAGCGGGTGTTCGGTCACTCCAGCTTCCGCAACAGTCAGGCCCAGATCATCGAGCGCAGCCTGGCAGGGCAGCACAGCCTGGTGCTGATGCCCACGGGCATGGGCAAGAGCCTGTGTTACCAGTTGCCGGCAGTGGCTACGGGCGGGCTCTGTCTGGTCATTTCTCCGCTGATCGCCTTGATGAAGGATCAGGTCGATGGACTGCGTGCCATTGGAGTGGATGCCGGATTCATCAACAGCTCCCTGGGCCGTGCCGAGCGCGAACGCCGCCAACAGCAATTGCGGTCAGGGCAGTACTGCATCCTCTATGTCACTCCCGAACGCTTCCGCAAACAGGAGTTCCTGGAGGTGCTGAGCGAGCGCCGTGTGCGCCTGCTGGCCATTGACGAAGCCCACTGCGTGAGCGAGTGGGGGCACGATTTCCGTCCCGATTACACGCGCATCGGGGAGTTCCGCCGGCTCATGGGCAGTCCGCCCACCATTCTGCTGACCGCCACCGCCACTCCCCGGGTGCAGGAAGACATCCTCGCCCAGTGTGATCTGAACCCTGCGGAGGTGCGCGTGTTCCACGAAGGCGTGGAACGCCCCAACCTGCGCCTGGAGGTGACACTCTGCCACGGTGATGGTGAAAAGTTGCAGCGGATCCGTGAACGACTGGACACCGCTCGCGGCAGTGCGATCGTCTACTTCAGCCTGATACGGACTCTGGAACGCTTCTCGGCGGAACTGGCCGAGGCTGGAGTGGAGCACCTGTGTTACCACGGACGAATGGACGCCGGTCCCCGCAAGCGCGTACAGGAAGCCTTCATGGAAGGACGGGTGCCCGTGGTGCTGGCCACCAATGCCTTTGGAATGGGCATCGACAAGGAAGACATCGGCCTGATCGTGCATGCCGAGCTGCCGGGCAGCCTGGAATCCTACGCCCAGGAAACCGGGCGCGCGGGCCGCGATGGCCTGCCCGCCACCTGTGTGCTGCTCTACGACGAGCAGGACCTGCTGATCCAGATGGACTTCATCGACTGGGCCAATCCTTCCGGCGACTATCTGGATCGCCTGCTGCACCTGCTGAGCGAGTCCCCCGAGGAAGTGAATTCAAACGGGCTGGAATGGCTGCGTGCTCAGTTGAGTCACAGGAACCGCAGCGACTTCCGGCTGGAAACCGCCCTGAATCTGCTGGACCGCCACGGCGTCACCGAAGGAGATCTGGCAGCCCGCACCCTGTGCTGCACCGAGGATCTGGGTGGTGACTTCGCCGACTCGCTCTTCGACGAGGCCGCCCGCAAGCGCAAGAAACTGCGCGACCAGCAGCGTCTGCACCAACTGGTGACCTGGATCCGCCTCGAAAGCTGTCGCCGCCAGTTCCTGCACGCCTACTTCGGCTTCGAAGATCCTCCCTGCGGAAATTGTGATGCGTGCGACTCCCGCGAACCACAGTAG